In a single window of the Papaver somniferum cultivar HN1 chromosome 8, ASM357369v1, whole genome shotgun sequence genome:
- the LOC113304600 gene encoding DDB1- and CUL4-associated factor 13-like — translation MKIKCISRAEEDFTRERSQDLQRVFHNFNPSLRPMERAVEYQRALNAVKLDKIFARPFIGAMDGHIDAVSCMAKNPNHLKGIFSGSMDGDIRLWDIASRKTICQFPGHQGAVRGLSASTDGRVLVSCGTDCTVRLWSVPDSSIMRMDESSDGSTEPLAVYVWKNAFCAWGGDHQWGGDQFATAGAQVDIWDHNRSEPIRSFEWGKDTVISLRFNPGEPNILATSGSDRSITLYDLQLSTPVRKLIMKTKTNALCWNPMEPMNFTAANEDCNCYSYDARKLKESKNVHKDHVSAVMEIDYSPTGREFVTGSYDRTIRIFPYNGGHSREIYHTKRMQRVFCVKFTCDATYVVSGSDDTNLRLWKANASEQLGVIVPRERQKHEYNEALKKKHQHFLRLRAFIGMHRHLPKAIFNAVNLRRMINNAAMKKENRRRAHSAPGSMPRQSQRRSRIIKEVE, via the exons atgaaaatcaagTGCATATCTCGCGCTGAAGAGGATTTCACTCGCGAACGGAGTCAAGATCTCCAG CGAGTTTTCCATAACTTCAATCCGAGTTTGCGACCGATGGAAAGAGCTGTTGAATATCAACGAGCTTTAAATGCTGTAAAATTGGACAAG ATATTTGCTAGACCTTTCATTGGAGCTATGGATGGCCATATAGATGCTGTTTCATGTATGGCAAAGAATCCTAATCACCTGAAAGGAATTTTTTCGGGTTCCATGGATGGAG ATATTCGCCTTTGGGATATTgcttccag GAAGACAATTTGCCAGTTCCCTGGTCATCAGGGTGCTGTCCGGGGTTTGTCAGCTTCTACTGATGGACGTGTTCTTGTATCTTGTGGAACAGATTGCAC GGTGAGGCTCTGGAGTGTTCCAGACTCAAGTATTATGAGGATGGATGAATCATCTGATGGTTCTACTGAG CCGCTGGCCGTTTATGTTTGGAAAAATGCTTTCTG TGCTTGGGGTGGTGATCACCAATGGGGTGGTGATCAATTTGCAACAGCTGGTGCTCAAGTTGATATATGGGATCACAATAG GTCAGAGCCAATAAGGAGTTTTGAATGGGGGAAGGATACTGTTATATCCCTTCGATTTAATCCTGGAGAACCAAATATTTTAGCCACATCTGGCAG TGATCGCAGCATTACGTTATACGACTTGCAGTTATCAACTCCAGTGAGGAAGCTGATCATGAAG ACAAAGACTAATGCTCTCTGCTGGAATCCAATGGAGCCGATGAACTTCACAGCT GCAAATGAGGATTGCAACTGCTACAGTTATGATGCTAGAAAACTGAAAGAGTCCAAGAATGTGCACAAGGATCATGTTTCTGCAGT GATGGAGATTGATTACTCACCTACTGGTCGGGAGTTTGTTACTGGCTCTTATGATAGAACT ATAAGAATCTTTCCATATAACGGCGGCCACAGCCGGGAAATCTACCATACTAAGAGGATGCAAAG GGTATTTTGCGTGAAATTCACCTGCGATGCCACTTATGTTGTTTCTGGGAGTGATGACACTAATCTGCGGTTATGGAAAGCCAATGCATCAGAACAATTGGGAGTG ATTGTTCCAAGGGAGCGGCAAAAGCACGAATATAATGAGGCTCTGAAGAAAAAACACCAGCACTTCCTAAGATTAAGAGCATTTATAGGTAT GCATAGACACTTGCCTAAAGCAATATTCAATGCGGTCAATCTAAGGCGCATGATAAATAATGCAgctatgaagaaagagaataggaGAAGAGCTCACAGTGCTCCAGGAAGCATGCCAAGGCAGTCACAGCGCAGAAGTAGAATCATCAAAGAAGTCGAGTAA
- the LOC113305359 gene encoding uncharacterized protein LOC113305359 gives MAVQASMGISRILFMLGTGCTGTILVQKGQLSQILGSLQSYVKRLEGGSDDTDLVSQLSQITAAVRQIQLQRPGVTMITGSNGNSTTLIVPIASAGALVYGYMWWKGISFSDISYVTKESMAAAVSSLRGSLEQVTSGLNAAKRQLMNQLTGMKETIDGIDNTVQGVRKDDNKMDALDSKADETNAGIMYICSTVNKLEIAVNELKTAKSQQAIEYNKPQAQAIEYKPQPKFILMSTTNGLLTIMDSPKETVMDSPKELEQDSKVKPSISSAFSRKNTYMGISLVI, from the exons ATGGCAGTGCAAGCTAGTATGGGGATCAGTAGAattttgtttatgcttgggacAG GGTGTACTGGTACAATCTTGGTGCAGAAAGGACAATTATCTCAAATACTGGGATCACTTCAG TCATACGTGAAGAGACTGGAGGGGGGTTCAGATGATACGGATCTTGTATCACAG CTGAGTCAAATAACAGCGGCGGTGCGGCAAATACAATTGCAACGACCAGGAGTAACTATGATAACTGGTTCTAATG GAAATTCAACTACACTTATAGTGCCAATTGCATCTGCGGGAGCATTGGTCTACGGATATATGTGGTGGAAG GGTATTTCATTTTCAGATATCtcatatgttaccaaggaaagcATGGCGGCTGCTGTTTCTAGTTTGAGAGGGAGTCTGGAGCAAGTAACATCTGGTCTAAAT GCGGCAAAGAGACAACTTATGAACCAATTAACAGGTATGAAAGAGACAATCGATGGCATTGACAATACGGTACAAGGCGTTagaaaagat GACAACAAAATGGATGCCTTGGATAGCAAAGCG GATGAAACAAACGCTGGAATCATGTACATTTGCAGTACTGTAAATAAATTAGAGATTGCTGTAAATGAATTAAAGACGGCTAAGTCGCAACAG GCTATCGAATATAACAAACCACAGGCACAGGCTATTGAATATAAACCACAACCCAAGTTCATTCTCATGTCCACCACTAATGGTCTCTTGACGATAATGGATTCCCCTAAAGAGACAGTAATGGATTCGCCTAAAGAGCTTGAGCAG GACAGTAAAGTGAAACCATCGATCTCATCAGCATTTTcaagaaagaatacatatatgGGGATTTCTCTAGTTATATAG